The window GGCGCCAAAGTTACCGGAAGGCCGGTAAAAGTAATGCTGATGCGGGATCAGGTATTTAATATGGTGGGGTACCGACCCGCCTCTGTACAGAAATTCAGCATAGGTGCCACCACCGATGGTAAATTTCAGGGCATTTCACATCACAGCATTGGGTTTAGCTCCCGCTACGAACAATTCACCGAGCGCATACTCGATCCTACCAAAACGATGTATAGCTGTCCCAATATGGATACGAGCTATAAACTGGTGCAGCTGGATATGAGCACTCCCTGCTGGACCCGTGGCCCCGGTGAAACAAGCGGCTCCTTTGCACTGGAATCTGCTGTAGATGAGCTGGCTTATGCTCTGAAAACAGATCCACTGGAGCTTCGTAGAAAGAATTTTGCCGAAGCAGACCCGGAAAATGGCAAACCCTGGTCCAGCAATTATCTGAGGGAGTGTTATGAACGTGGCGCTGAAGAATTTGGCTGGAGCAGGCGAAATCCGGAGCCACGTAGCATGCAGGAGGCGGAGTGGCTGATAGGCATGGGCATGGCTTCCGGGATATACAAAGCTGCTCGTTCCAGGGCAGAAGCCAGGGCTACGCTATTGTCTGATGGCAGTGTGCAGGTGCGGAGCGCCGTTGCGGATGTTGGCCCGGGTTCTGCCACCATCTTTACCCAGATAGCCGCAGATGTTTTAGGTTTACCCATGGAAAAAGTACGCTTTGAATGGGGAAACTCCAGGTTTCCACATGCTCCGGGGCAGTTTGGCTCCCATACCACGGCCTCTGTTGGTTCTGCCGTTTATGAGGTCTGCACAGATCTAAAGCAAAGGCTACTGGAGCTGGCGGTAAACGAGCCCAAATCTCCGTTGTATGGTGCGCAGGCATCAGCAATACAGTTCAACGAAAATACAATAAGTGTACTGGATGGTTCGGCGAGTCTTACCTATACAGACATCCTTAATTTACATGCATTGCCAGAATTAGAGGTAAGCAGAGCGTCAGAAGGAGGGCAGGAGCTTGAACAATTCTCCAGCAAATCATTTTGTGCCAATTTCGTAGAAGTACGCGTACATGCTGCTACAGGCGAAGTAAGGGTTTCAAGGGTTGTTTCGGCTGTGGATGCCGGCAGGATCATGAACCACAAAACAGCCGAAAGCCAGGTGTATGGCTCTGTAGTATGGGGTATTGGTATTGCCCTGATGGAGGAGGGCATCATAGACCACCGCTTTGGCAGGCACCTCAATAATGACCTGGCAGATTACCATGTACCCGTTAATGCAGATGTTCCCGAAATAAAAGTTTTGTTTACCGATAAGGAAGATCCGATTGTTGACCCCATGGGTGCCAAGGGAATCGGTGAAATACCGCTCGTAGGTTTTACAGCAGCCATTGCCAATGCAGTTTACCATGCCACCGGCAAACGCATTACGGAATTACCTATTACACCGGATAAACTGGTTTAGGTATGCGATGTTAAGTTTTGCATAATAATCTGTTTCTGGCAAAACTTCTTTTTAAGGATGTGGTATTATAATGTATGTAGAATTTATAATTTTTTAATCATATGA of the Flammeovirgaceae bacterium 311 genome contains:
- a CDS encoding aldehyde oxidase and xanthine dehydrogenase molybdopterin binding protein (COG1529 Aerobic-type carbon monoxide dehydrogenase, large subunit CoxL/CutL homologs), yielding MIKRKSMRKAVMGDRLDRVEGQLKVTGAARYAAEYNLPGVTFGVMITSNIARGRISNLDTKAAEKSPGVLAVITHKNSPEIPGYETSVNNEGSRVYGQEFRLFYDDKILHNFQPIALVVADTYERAVHAASLVKVSYDKQPHNTSLHDNLEKAITPADQKDFTKGKVAARLAAPVRVEREYHTPIQVHNPMETHSTTAYWESDRKVKVYNKTQATKISQSEISKAFKLEKEDVEAHSPFVGGAFGSSSRLWPQEMAAILGAKVTGRPVKVMLMRDQVFNMVGYRPASVQKFSIGATTDGKFQGISHHSIGFSSRYEQFTERILDPTKTMYSCPNMDTSYKLVQLDMSTPCWTRGPGETSGSFALESAVDELAYALKTDPLELRRKNFAEADPENGKPWSSNYLRECYERGAEEFGWSRRNPEPRSMQEAEWLIGMGMASGIYKAARSRAEARATLLSDGSVQVRSAVADVGPGSATIFTQIAADVLGLPMEKVRFEWGNSRFPHAPGQFGSHTTASVGSAVYEVCTDLKQRLLELAVNEPKSPLYGAQASAIQFNENTISVLDGSASLTYTDILNLHALPELEVSRASEGGQELEQFSSKSFCANFVEVRVHAATGEVRVSRVVSAVDAGRIMNHKTAESQVYGSVVWGIGIALMEEGIIDHRFGRHLNNDLADYHVPVNADVPEIKVLFTDKEDPIVDPMGAKGIGEIPLVGFTAAIANAVYHATGKRITELPITPDKLV